The following are from one region of the Panulirus ornatus isolate Po-2019 chromosome 48, ASM3632096v1, whole genome shotgun sequence genome:
- the LOC139763959 gene encoding uncharacterized protein, whose amino-acid sequence INYTVRITHISSYKELSQAFTTDFPLSVNDLRTSWRLTITPFLKDGGCDSQKPVNRNIVISLRCFKCNVNYPDMEIYCSVSGRDQHEKQLTQDHGDELRWQGILVPRLALGIFKLLVDDQLTARLRFVMKGSDMERAVPYVENLTRHLRELHKTGMYSDMEVITSEGSTFTAHRAILHARSSLLQKAAVTKRRGTDIATTTSLPDTKDEFHHPSCSDTPINSTFGSVSSGYESVAFASPDSSKKSIPSPLSSPARGHKSPVKMSRVTTPTSRVHCVPHAMASPGKLPSTPTKQSYSSSRTPSRKRLWTPTKISPTKRFLTPSRMSFGRRIDNPSASSPVKRPVVSLDAATPRRRLYHHHNDDLKDDPPHPGNLRADSPSVRLGRCSFSSVERTPVRELNQQQVGGSWEELTVRVNMSATVTQQLLEWIDTGECGELGPLARPLMVAGLRHGVADLTLACEQHLAADLTPTNTPDTLLLAHKYGTLTLQQAALQYAVHQSPKVTLQPSWASVAARAPTLMLEFSRRLALHAQAKE is encoded by the coding sequence ataaactacactgTCAGGATCACCCACATCTCGAGCTACAAGGAACTGAGTCAAGCCTTCACCACTGACTTCCCGCTCTCTGTGAACGATCTCCGCACCTCCTGGCGCTTAACTATTACACCGTTTCTCAAAGATGGTGGGTGTGACAGCCAAAAGCCTGTCAATCGTAACATTGTCATATCGCTCAGGTGCTTCAAGTGTAACGTAAATTATCCTGATATGGAAATATACTGTAGCGTATCAGGTAGGGATCAGCACGAGAAGCAGTTGACTCAGGACCATGGCGACGAACTGAGATGGCAAGGTATTCTGGTACCACGGCTGGCCCTTGGGATCTTCAAACTCCTAGTGGATGACCAGCTGACGGCAAGGTTGCGCTTTGTGATGAAAGGATCAGATATGGAGAGAGCGGTGCCTTACGTTGAGAACCTCACCCGTCACTTGAGGGAGCTGCATAAGACGGGGATGTACAGCGACATGGAAGTGATCACCAGCGAAGGTTCTACATTTACCGCCCATCGTGCTATACTGCACGCCCGCTCTAGCCTCCTACAGAAAGCCGCGGTGACGAAGAGGCGCGGAACCGACATCGCAACCACGACATCTCTGCCAGACACGAAAGATGAGTTCCACCATCCATCCTGTTCGGACAcccccattaacagcacgtttgGCAGCGTGTCATCTGGTTACGAGTCGGTTGCTTTCGCGTCTCCCGATTCTTCCAAGAAGAGCATTCCATCCCCGCTGTCATCTCCCGCTAGAGGACACAAATCACCAGTGAAAATGTCTCGCGTGACCACACCGACCTCCAGGGTTCATTGCGTTCCACACGCCATGGCTTCCCCTGGTAAGCTTCCCTCCACGCCCACCAAGCAGTCCTACAGTTCAAGCCGGACACCGTCCAGAAAACGTCTTTGGACTCCCACCAAAATATCGCCGACCAAGCGTTTCTTGACCCCCAGCAGAATGTCGTTCGGTAGGCGAATAGATAATCCAAGTGCCTCCTCCCCTGTGAAGCGGCCCGTCGTCTCCCTAGACGCAGCCACACCCCGCAGGAGACTGTACCATCATCACAACGACGATCTCAAGGATGACCCGCCACATCCAGGAAACCTCCGGGCAGACTCTCCCTCAGTTCGCCTCGGTCGCTGCTCCTTCAGTAGTGTAGAGAGGACACCAGTGAGAGAGCTGAACCAGCAGCAGGTGGGAGGCTCCTGGGAGGAGTTGACCGTGAGAGTTAACATGTCGGCCACTGTCACCCAACAGCTCTTGGAATGGATCGACACAGGGGAGTGTGGTGAGCTCGGACCGCTGGCACGGCCGCTGATGGTGGCTGGCCTGCGTCACGGTGTGGCCGACCTGACGCTGGCGTGCGAGCAGCACCTGGCGGCCGACCTGACGCCCACCAACACCCCGGACACCCTCCTGCTGGCGCACAAGTACGGCACGCTCACGCTGCAGCAGGCAGCCCTTCAGTACGCTGTCCACCAGTCAC